One segment of Tetrapisispora phaffii CBS 4417 chromosome 1, complete genome DNA contains the following:
- the KRE9 gene encoding Kre9p (similar to Saccharomyces cerevisiae KRE9 (YJL174W); ancestral locus Anc_1.164) gives MIFKVLFFIFTLISFVLGDVEPYRPVKNSVFTPNNGIVSIEIDWIDNNAYPSMSKFSYFSFVLETGPNTNIHPVATLDSEIRLEDIDLSSSGTYSYTVSFPSSRTGDGQYYIQIYGFVEGEGSTIHYTPRFTLASMTGSTSYTYTDSTQPVPQTSIVTSTSTNSINSASFSIPYYSQSGVSRFAPMQTPPVSTVTATTWTRRFPTSGVTYYTSLSTKVVQQTTITAGWSGSVTSDVNYATRAAMPSDNGSWYNPSQRISLTPRKVNYRKI, from the coding sequence atgatttttaaggtattattttttatattcactttaatttcttttgtgTTGGGTGATGTTGAACCATATAGGCCAGTGAAAAATTCTGTATTCACTCCAAACAATGGTATAGTCTCGATTGAAATCGATTGGATTGACAACAATGCATATCCATCCATGTCAAAATTctcatatttttcattcgTTCTAGAGACAGGTCCTAATACTAACATTCATCCTGTCGCAACTTTAGATTCTGAAATTCGTTTAGAAGATATAGATCTTTCATCTTCCGGTACGTATAGTTACACTGTGTCATTCCCTAGTTCCCGAACTGGTGATGgtcaatattatattcaaatttatgGTTTTGTTGAAGGGGAAGGTTCCACAATTCATTACACTCCAAGATTCACTCTTGCATCAATGACTGGCTCCACGTCTTACACGTACACAGATTCCACACAACCAGTTCCACAAACTTCTATTGTCACTTCAACAAGTACGAATAGTATTAATTCTGCATCTTTTTCAATACCATACTATTCACAATCCGGTGTGTCTAGATTCGCTCCAATGCAAACTCCACCAGTTTCTACCGTAACTGCAACAACATGGACAAGAAGATTTCCAACTAGTGGAGTCACCTATTATACTTCATTGAGTACAAAGGTTGTGCAACAAACTACAATCACTGCAGGTTGGTCTGGTTCAGTCACTAGTGACGTTAACTACGCCACAAGAGCAGCTATGCCTTCTGATAATGGTAGCTGGTATAATCCATCTCAAAGAATATCGTTAACTCCAAGAAAAGTAAACtatagaaaaatttaa
- the STE3 gene encoding Ste3p (similar to Saccharomyces cerevisiae STE3 (YKL178C); ancestral locus Anc_1.167), with amino-acid sequence MSYESNIIGLSTVALILLIPPFIWHSHSKNIPAVILLIWLTLMNIKSIVDSAIWSNSDFATNWDGKIWCDIMTKLQMGANIGISCSVTNIVYNLHYILKADQVLLEWDSWKRIVIDLSISLITPICVMGFSYILQVFRYGIARYSGCQNLLTPSWITTVLYTMWMLIWALVGTIYAISLLYIFYKKKKDVKDILHCTNSGLNLARFVRLLIFCLLIILVMFPFSIYTFVQDLQNLQKNFDFKSTHSNSSWNIIIRFDPGRPLYNIWLYILMSYLVFIIFGLGSDALNMYERILYSMKLGFIVELFKKLKPTVNKDSKVGEIFNKIYPISARSNYVDDYNLDRVWSNTGTDNSMVSEVNYLYNSTVSTPVEQEAKAIFYNDISKEEIRFSSSSASSNKESIETYVGNNDNSFIPIRVIRGNRNVRNENVIEQESDNEIHSGNDLDYHFKLERKE; translated from the coding sequence ATGTCATATGAATCTAATATAATTGGATTAAGTACGGTCGCActaattcttctaattccGCCATTTATATGGCATTCACATTCTAAAAATATCCCAGCTGTTATTTTACTGATATGGTTAACACttatgaatataaaatcaattgtaGATTCTGCAATATGGAGTAATAGTGATTTTGCTACTAATTGGGATGGGAAAATCTGGTGTGATATTATGACAAAATTGCAAATGGGTGCTAATATTGGTATTTCTTGTTCAGTGAcaaatattgtttataaCCTTCATTATATTCTAAAGGCTGACCAAGTCTTATTAGAATGGGATTCGTGGAAAAGAATTGTCATAGATTTGTCTATTAGTTTAATAACACCGATATGTGTAATGGGTTTCTCGTATATTTTACAAGTATTCAGGTATGGTATTGCTAGATACAGCGGTTGTCAAAATTTACTTACACCATCGTGGATTACTACAGTTCTTTACACTATGTGGATGCTGATTTGGGCTCTTGTTGGTACCATATATGCTATATCTCTATTATACATTTTctataaaaagaaaaaggaTGTTAAGGATATTTTACACTGTACCAATTCTGGTTTAAATCTAGCTAGGTTTGTGAgattgttaatattttgtttactTATTATCTTAGTCATGTTTCCATTCtcaatatatacatttgTTCAAGATCTACAAAATTTACAGAAGAATTTCGATTTTAAATCGACACATTCAAACTCATCATGGAATATCATAATTAGGTTTGATCCAGGTAGGCCATTATACAATATTTGGTTGTATATCTTAATGTCATATTTGGTTTTCATCATATTTGGACTAGGATCAGATGCTTTAAATATGTAtgaaagaatattataCTCAATGAAATTAGGTTTCATTGTagaattattcaaaaaactTAAACCAACGGTCAATAAAGACAGTAAAGTTGGAGAAATATTCAACAAAATATACCCGATATCAGCTAGAAGTAACTATGTTGATGATTACAATTTGGATAGAGTATGGTCTAATACTGGTACCGATAATAGCATGGTTAGTGAAGTGAACTATCTGTATAACAGCACCGTAAGTACACCAGTTGAGCAAGAAGCAAAGGCAATTTTTTATAACGATATAAGCAAAGAAGAGATTAGATTTTCCAGCAGTTCAGCATCATCTAATAAAGAAAGTATCGAAACATATGTTGGTAATAATGATAACTCATTTATTCCAATCAGAGTCATTAGAGGAAACCGTAATGTCAGAAATGAGAATGTTATTGAACAAGAAAGTGATAATGAAATCCACTCAGGTAATGACTTAGATTATCATTTTAAATTGGAAAGGAAAgagtaa
- the ASG7 gene encoding Asg7p (similar to Saccharomyces cerevisiae ASG7 (YJL170C); ancestral locus Anc_1.169), producing the protein MPIKNTTYKMENIFDTFEVNETKEYNSSLSHKCYCQCQSCNISKKYIKFIPKLFIVGFLLPISWLFLIYLYIWPYMYVNSEIDHEAIDLEDLPTAFEIHQMLDEQYIDVTSENTMHSIETERNRKGSISGSNLALCREKLITKVSESIVNSHYEIRRSIIAWALRSLLGVVSYIIIIIFLVLTLKKSTK; encoded by the coding sequence ATGCCCATCAAAAATACAACTTACAAAATGGAAAATATCTTTGATACCTTCGAAGTGAACGAGACTAAAGAATACAATTCCTCTCTCAGTCATAAATGTTATTGTCAATGCCAATCATGTAATATAAGcaagaaatatattaaatttattccTAAATTGTTTATTGTTGGATTTTTATTGCCTATATCCTGGCTATTTTTGATCTACTTATACATATGGccatatatgtatgtaaATTCAGAAATTGATCATGAAGCAATTGATCTGGAAGATCTTCCAACTGCTTTTGAGATTCATCAAATGTTGGATGAACAATATATTGATGTAACTTCAGAGAACACAATGCATTCCATCGAAACTgaaagaaatagaaaagGCTCAATATCAGGTTCGAATCTTGCCCTATGTAGAGAAAAGTTAATTACGAAGGTTTCTGAAAGTATTGTTAATTCACATTACGAAATAAGAAGAAGCATTATTGCTTGGGCTTTAAGATCATTGTTAGGTGTTGTCTCATACatcattataattatatttttggtATTAACACTTAAAAAATCTACCAAATAA
- the SET2 gene encoding histone methyltransferase SET2 (similar to Saccharomyces cerevisiae SET2 (YJL168C); ancestral locus Anc_1.170): MSVTPSQEHSAAISSKGVSGLKDFSGQEDKTEEALRSFIVLDDCKYASKNIGNAKNNEFMECDCYEEFEDGRNKACSEYSDCINRLTLIECVNGLCNTCGDNCENQKFQKKEYADISIFKTELKGYGVRANSDLEENQFIYEYKGEVIEENEFRERLIEYDQRGFKHFYFMMLQSGEFIDATIKGALARFCNHSCNPNAYVNKWEVAGKLRMGIFAKRRISKGEEITFDYNVDRYGATAQKCYCGESNCIGYMGGKTQTDSASLLPKNYADALGVQIFDGEKWIKEMKAQGIKIEKQVANNINMDFVESLELSACFSMDEVAKVMSVLLQIDNEYIGKKLLGRLFDILDETLLTQVIKFHGYSCFAKLLKVYIKDIELVAQILEFLLRLPKSTKNGITSSQIDKEISKIISAEPELSKIGNELLEKWNSYETYNRISKKEFNDSNKGGMIDLRRIKLPHGWEIIHENGRPMYYNAQLKTKLHNPPNSTSNIFKVHSNPNVNKLANRSYNNLHNSPSGSDNRLNKRVKRNWVPDEEYEVKKKLRIEQEQKALDEAKLQEEILLKEKFEQETRMRDDLAKIIEEANNQKQLAAMKDMEVTMQGEEKKKKKISKNKQEVLEHKWNKYFATFVPNILKKYKDQHNLSHDHIKNCARDIVKTLTAKELKKNADKTPPEKPSSEKLAKVKSFVKGYMEKFIIKYNEKKRSKTV; encoded by the coding sequence ATGTCAGTAACTCCATCACAAGAACATTCCGCAGCTATTTCGTCCAAAGGGGTATCAGGATTGAAAGATTTTTCTGGACAAGAAGATAAAACTGAAGAGGCTTTAAGATCGTTTATTGTCTTGGATGATTGTAAATATGCTTCGAAAAATATTGGTAatgcaaaaaataatgaattcatGGAATGTGACTGTTATGAAGAGTTCGAAGATGGTCGTAATAAGGCTTGTTCCGAGTATTCGGACTGTATTAATAGATTGACTTTGATAGAGTGTGTCAATGGCTTATGTAATACCTGTGGTGATAATTGtgaaaatcaaaaatttcagaAGAAAGAATATGCTGATATCTCTATATTCAAAACTGAACTTAAAGGTTACGGTGTACGAGCAAATTCAGATTTAGAGGaaaatcaatttatatatgaatataaagGTGAAGTTATCgaagaaaatgaatttagAGAGAGATTGATTGAATACGATCAGAGGGGTTTCAAGCATTTTTACTTTATGATGCTTCAAAGTGGCGAATTCATTGATGCAACGATTAAAGGTGCTTTGGCCAGATTTTGCAACCATTCATGTAACCCTAACGCATATGTAAATAAATGGGAAGTCGCAGGTAAGTTAAGAATGGGTATTTTTGCAAAGAGGAGGATTTCAAAAGGTGAAGAAATAACATTTGACTACAATGTCGATAGATATGGTGCCACAGCTCAAAAATGTTACTGTGGTGAATCAAACTGTATAGGTTACATGGGTGGTAAAACACAAACTGATTCAGCATCATTATTGCCAAAGAATTATGCTGATGCCTTGGGTGTTCAGATCTTCGATGGAGAAAAATGgataaaagaaatgaaaGCTCAAGGtataaaaattgaaaaacaagttgcaaataatatcaatatgGATTTCGTAGAATCTTTGGAGCTTTCGGCTTGTTTCTCTATGGATGAAGTAGCTAAAGTCATGTCTGTTCTTCTAcaaattgataatgaatatattggTAAGAAGTTACTTGGTAGATTATTTGACATATTAGATGAAACTCTATTGACACAAGTGATTAAATTTCATGGATATAGTTGTTTTGCAAAGTTATTGAAGGTTTATATAAAGGATATTGAATTAGTAGCTCAAATATTGGAGTTTCTACTTAGACTTCCAAAATCAACTAAAAATGGTATAACATCATCTCAGAttgataaagaaatatcgaaaataatatcagcGGAACCAGaactttcaaaaattggtAATGAATTATTGGAAAAGTGGAATAGCTATGAGACCTACAATagaatttcaaagaaaGAGTTCAATGATAGTAACAAAGGTGGTATGATTGATCTAAGGAGGATTAAACTGCCTCATGGATGGGAAATTATCCATGAGAATGGCCGTCCTATGTACTATAATGCCCAATTGAAAACAAAGCTTCACAATCCTCCAAATTCGACctctaatatatttaaagttcATTCTAATCCAAACGTCAATAAATTGGCTAATAGAAGTTACAATAATTTACATAACAGTCCATCTGGCAGTGATAATCGTCTAAATAAAAGagttaaaagaaattggGTTCCCGATGAGGAATATGAagtaaagaagaaattgagaATCGAGCAAGAGCAGAAAGCGTTAGATGAAGCTAAACTTCAggaagaaatattattaaaagaaaaattcgAGCAAGAAACCAGAATGAGAGATGACCTtgcaaaaattattgagGAAGCTAATAATCAGAAACAATTAGCTGCAATGAAGGATATGGAAGTGACAATGCAGggagaagaaaaaaagaaaaagaagatatcAAAGAATAAACAAGAGGTCCTCGAACACAAATGGAACAAGTACTTTGCAACTTTCGttccaaatatattaaaaaaatataaagatcAGCATAACTTGAGCCATGACCATATAAAAAATTGCGCAAGAGATATTGTCAAGACCTTAACTGCAAAAGAGTTGAAGAAGAACGCCGATAAAACTCCTCCAGAGAAGCCTAGTTCTGAGAAGCTTGCAAAGGTTAAATCTTTTGTTAAAGGATATATGGAAAagtttataataaaatataatgagAAAAAGAGATCAAAGACTGTCTGA
- the ZRT3 gene encoding Zn(2+) transporter ZRT3 (similar to Saccharomyces cerevisiae ZRT3 (YKL175W); ancestral locus Anc_1.172): MSSTTPKWVTYTLVNSILCITGGLMVPVISILFRTKKNINTKLINYGLSLSAGSMITTSLYKMLPRMDGNNNIPVFVAVSLGIFISFSVNYLVHSYASESLLHCAHENNDQDHVDEGDHSHSHDHLHDNTSPENRDDSTKDNRGQYSQAPADNIYTDISEVNDMSNNDQSTDAESSPLLSNNTRRTNTSATITKLFTKNGATTNSEECVPIIKTKSFSCYNGSQAEGIVSKHIQRSTSLSFHLTNGSEFNSENRLEAGKLHSKRIGLSCLENDVGYDLENLPTYRHNFLKKKASYEGVIVGSNMQPQSHSYATQSESATSGQHSSTSVYSAKTHKSHLKDHHHKLETPFSKLLSIGLQTCLVLTIHKLPEGFIIYYTNRSNESSELGLSIFISLAIHNFVEGFAMTLPFYAALESKGIPILITAVLGGGSQPIGALIGYLFFRNKEGSDLDGSISMDFFLSLTAGFLLVIALQMFQTGVGFSDNHHHHGDDDDSETIEEHSLGTTCLKWSCFGVLLILASGIFV, from the coding sequence ATGAGTAGTACGACGCCAAAATGGGTTACCTATACTTTAGTCAATTCGATCCTGTGTATAACTGGTGGTTTGATGGTCCCagttatttcaattttatttagaacaaagaaaaatatcaatacaAAGTTAATTAATTATGGGCTATCTCTTAGTGCAGGGTCAATGATTACAACTTCTCTGTATAAAATGTTGCCTCGAATGgatggtaataataatattcctGTTTTTGTTGCGGTAAGTTTGGGTATATTTATAAGTTTTTCCGTGAACTACTTGGTACATTCATATGCAAGCGAGTCCTTGCTTCACTGCGCtcatgaaaataatgaccAAGATCATGTGGATGAAGGTGATCATAGCCATAGCCATGATCACCTTCATGACAACACTTCTCCTGAAAATAGGGATGATTCCACTAAGGACAACAGAGGACAGTACAGTCAGGCACCAGCCGATAATATCTACACTGATATATCTGAAGTTAATGACATGTCTAATAATGATCAATCAACAGATGCGGAATCTTCCCCGttattatctaataataCAAGAAGAACAAATACATCAGCAACGATTACGAAATTGTTTACGAAAAATGGTGCGACTACAAATAGTGAAGAATGTGTtccaataataaaaacGAAAAGCTTTAGTTGTTACAATGGCTCTCAAGCCGAAGGTATTGTTTCAAAGCATATACAAAGGTCTACTTCCTTGAGTTTTCACCTTACAAATGGATCCGAGTTCAATTCTGAAAATAGATTAGAAGCGGGAAAACTACATAGCAAAAGAATCGGATTATCTTGTTTGGAAAATGATGTCGGTTATGATTTAGAGAATCTTCCAACTTATCGTCATAACTTCttgaaaaagaaagctTCTTATGAAGGAGTAATTGTGGGATCAAACATGCAACCTCAATCTCATTCCTACGCAACGCAATCCGAATCAGCAACATCAGGTCAGCATTCTTCAACTTCAGTTTACTCTGCAAAAACTCATAAATCGCATCTAAAGGATCATCATCATAAATTAGAGACACCTTTTTCAAAGCTATTATCAATTGGCCTACAAACATGTTTAGTGCTGACGATACATAAACTACCTGAAGGTTTCATAATATACTACACTAACAGAAGTAATGAATCATCCGAACTTGGcctttcaatatttataagtTTAGCCATTCACAATTTTGTTGAAGGCTTTGCTATGACCTTACCATTTTATGCAGCTTTAGAATCTAAAGGAATTCCGATTTTGATTACTGCAGTATTAGGTGGTGGTTCTCAGCCTATTGGTGCCCTCATTGGATACCTCTTTTTTAGAAATAAAGAGGGCTCAGATTTAGATGGCTCGATTAGTATGGATTTCTTCTTAAGTTTGACTGCTGGGTTTTTATTGGTGATAGCACTGCAAATGTTCCAAACTGGTGTTGGTTTCAGTGATAATCATCATCACCATGGTGATGATGACGATTCTGAAACAATAGAAGAACACAGTCTTGGTACGACGTGTCTGAAATGGTCTTGTTTCGGAGTACTATTGATTCTCGCAAGTGGTATATTTGTTTGA
- the SNU114 gene encoding U5 snRNP GTPase SNU114 (similar to Saccharomyces cerevisiae SNU114 (YKL173W); ancestral locus Anc_1.174) encodes MDLDNYDEFGNLTKEDPIYSDPETVNDDDIYKTKNENNININRDDDASSIFQNDNQNFGFPNDVEVLIETEDRESRDTKLVDNIDKKNNLNPIFTKNKHNIPKTKYDRNYMINLSNIPERVRNISVIGPLHSGKTSLVDLLVIDSHKRIPHSTKNTQGWKQLKYMDNTKQEINRGISIRSNGITLLLNNFEEKSIVCNILDTPGHVNFMDQVNNSLSATEYAIICIDIVEGVTSIVEHLIKQCETRNVEIIFVLNKIDRLILELKLPPLDTYLKLKKTVNSINKFTSKLFSPELNNIIFASSKLGFTFTIKEYVEYFYKDQMNNNEKEVFTKKSWGNYYYSDQKISNSPKDNNSKPTFVEFILTPLYKIITHTLSSSRETLPILLKREAGVTISTNVLHYDPEPLLKHVLQQIFRNQKGLIDSLSMLSEPVELSNRKIEYVTNIKDDSYQNGQSLLAHCLQIVDINGKDWSLVRIYKGSIKTGEKLYLIDTSDLLYDDSMSVDNADLSEFPLVEIKEIALMGGRYIIPITEAGEGNIVLIQGISNFYSKSATLYRGLMEKVPIFPNAVKLNRPVFKVFIEPMQHKNLPMLLSGLTKINKYYPGAETRSENTGVHAVLGYGELYMDCLMYSLREEYVKCELKISTPTTIFSESCAEESFASIPVTSTNENISLSISAQPMNFDLVKDLNNNKIPKDVREDTEELSKLLAENYGWDILAANNTWDINSSNAFVNDTLQDEVDLNQLLKYKTQILQGFHWAIDEGPLAEENINGIQFRLLNFSIEDDGDQSIANEIISMVRKSCYVGMLTAKPILLEPIYEVDVVVYSSLLPIVEELFEKRRGGRIYGVLKIDGTPLIEIRGQVPVIDSIGFETDLRLSTNGKGMCHLHFWNKIWKKVPGDVLNIDAPIPKLKPAPYDSLSRDFLMKTRRRKGISDGGFMSNDGPSLEKYIEPEIYTQLKEGGYI; translated from the coding sequence ATGGATTTAGATAATTATGATGAGTTTGGTAATCTTACAAAAGAGGATCCAATTTATTCTGATCCAGAGACTgtaaatgatgatgatatttacAAAACTAAAAACgagaataatattaatataaatagagACGACGATGCAAGTagtatttttcaaaatgataATCAAAACTTTGGATTTCCAAATGATGTGGAAGTCTTGATAGAAACAGAGGATAGGGAGAGCAGAGATACTAAACTGGTGGATAATATcgacaaaaaaaataatttaaatccAATTTTTACTAAGAACAAGCATAATATaccaaaaacaaaatatgaTAGAAATTACATGATCAATTTGAGTAATATTCCTGAAAGGGTAAGAAATATTTCTGTAATTGGCCCATTACATTCTGGTAAAACATCTTTAGTTGATTTATTAGTAATTGATAGCCATAAGAGAATCCCACATAGTACAAAAAACACCCAAGGATGGAAACAACTTAAATATATGGATAACACTAAACAAGAAATTAACAGAGGTATTTCTATTAGATCAAATGGTATTACATTACtgttaaataattttgaagagAAATCAATAGTATGTAACATTTTAGATACACCAGGACATGTTAATTTTATGGATCAAGTTAATAATTCCCTATCGGCTACTGAATATGCCATAATATGCATCGATATAGTAGAAGGTGTCACCTCAATAGTTGAGCATCTTATAAAACAATGTGAAACTAGAAAtgttgaaattatttttgtattgaataaaatcGATAGATTAATACTAGAACTAAAGTTACCACCACTAGATACTTACTTAAAGTTGAAAAAAACTGTGAACAgtatcaataaatttactAGTAAACTATTCTCTCCAGAGCTCAATAACATAATTTTTGCATCATCTAAATTAGGTTTTACATTTACTATAAAAGAATatgttgaatatttttataaagaccaaatgaataataatgaaaaagaagTTTTTACTAAAAAATCATGGGGCAACTACTATTATTCAGATCAAAAAATTTCCAACTCACCAAAAGACAATAATAGCAAGCCGACTTTTGTcgaatttattttaacaCCGTtatacaaaataattacaCATACCCTATCAAGTAGCCGAGAAACTCTaccaatattattaaagagAGAGGCTGGCGTTACCATATCAACTAATGTGCTACATTATGATCCAGAGCCGCTTTTGAAACATGTATTACAACAAATATTCAGAAACCAAAAGGGTCTAATAGATTCGTTATCGATGCTATCCGAGCCAGTGGAGTTGTCCAATCGAAAAATAGAATACGttacaaatattaaagatgaTTCTTACCAAAATGGTCAATCTCTGTTAGCACACTGCCTTCAAATTGTAGATATTAATGGCAAAGATTGGTCGCTTGttagaatatataaaggcTCTATTAAAACTGGTGAAAAACTTTATCTGATAGACACGAGTGATCTATTGTATGACGACTCAATGAGTGTTGATAACGCAGACTTGTCTGAGTTTCCTCTTGTAGAAATAAAGGAGATTGCTCTTATGGGCGgtagatatataattcCCATTACAGAGGCAGGTGAAGGTAATATAGTGCTAATACAGGgtatttctaatttttattCCAAATCAGCTACTTTATATCGTGGTTTAATGGAAAAGGTACCAATATTTCCTAATGCCGTTAAATTAAATCGTCCtgtttttaaagtttttatTGAACCGATGCAACATAAAAATTTACCGATGTTATTAAGTGGTCTaactaaaataaataaatactaTCCTGGTGCTGAAACACGTTCCGAAAACACTGGTGTTCACGCAGTACTTGGTTACGGAGAATTATACATGGATTGTCTAATGTATAGTTTAAGAGAAGAGTATGTGAAATgtgaattgaaaatatcTACACCTACCACTATATTTTCGGAAAGTTGTGCTGAAGAATCATTTGCTTCAATTCCAGTAACTTCcacaaatgaaaatatttcgtTAAGCATTAGTGCACAACCAATGAATTTTGATCTAGTAAAGGatttaaataacaataaaataccAAAAGATGTTCGTGAAGATACTGAAGAGTTATCAAAATTGTTGGCTGAGAATTATGGGTGGGACATATTGGCGGCTAATAACACTTGGGAcataaattcttcaaatgcTTTTGTAAATGATACTTTGCAAGATGAAGTGGActtaaatcaattattaaaatacaaGACTCAAATTTTACAAGGTTTTCATTGGGCTATTGATGAAGGCCCTTTGGcagaagaaaatatcaatGGTATTCAATTTCgtttgttaaattttagCATTGAAGATGATGGTGATCAAAGCATAGCcaatgaaataatttcaatggTGAGGAAATCATGTTACGTTGGTATGTTGACTGCTAAACCTATATTGTTAGAACCCATTTATGAAGTTGACGTGGTTGTTTATAGTTCATTACTACCAATTGTAGAAGAGCTATTTGAAAAGAGGAGAGGTGGTAGAATATACGGTGTCTTAAAAATTGATGGAACTCCCTTGATTGAAATTCGTGGCCAGGTACCGGTGATTGATTCGATTGGTTTTGAAACTGACCTGCGATTATCAACTAATGGTAAAGGTATGTGCCACTTACATTTTTGGAACAAGATTTGGAAGAAGGTACCTGGTGATGTCTTAAATATCGATGCACCAATCCCTAAACTGAAACCTGCACCATACGATAGTTTGAGTAGAGATTTCTTAATGAAAACAAGACGCAGGAAAGGAATTTCCGATGGTGGATTCATGTCTAATGATGGACCAAGtttagaaaaatatatcgAGCCAGAAATTTATACACAATTGAAAGAAGGAGGCTACATATAG
- the EBP2 gene encoding Ebp2p (similar to Saccharomyces cerevisiae EBP2 (YKL172W); ancestral locus Anc_1.175), translating to MAKGFKLKELLTHQKEQAKVDKQEAEKQTRKNEILKTDEVTTVTAEDLAIATARKEAEAKISKKESEPEYKSQTLSKKEQRKLKKELKKTKEEESDNESENEQEQNLDLDRLAESASEEDDDEEGEEDDEEGEEEEEKEEDVPLSEVEFDSDADIVPHQKLTINNTKAMNHALERIQLPWAKHSFQEHQSITSKENCDESIKDIYDDTERELAFYKQSLDAVLEARDHFKRLKIPFKRPLDYFAEMVKNDEHMDRIKSKLVQEASEKKAREDARKQRQLKKFGKQVQVATLQKRQLEKKDTLDKIKSLKKKRKQSEIGNDEFNVGIEEASTERDGYGADNKRNKPNGKREAKNTKYGFGGMKRFKRKNDADSSNDVSGFSQQKQRGKPFRPGKSKRSRRH from the coding sequence ATGGCTAAAGGTTTTAAATTGAAGGAGTTATTAACTCATCAAAAGGAACAAGCTAAAGTTGATAAGCAAGAAGCTGAGAAGCAGACTAGAAagaatgaaatattaaagacTGATGAAGTAACCACTGTAACTGCTGAAGATCTTGCTATTGCTACCGCTAGAAAGGAAGCAGAAGCCAAAATATCTAAGAAAGAATCAGAGCCGGAATATAAAAGTCAAACTTTATCTAAGAAAGaacaaagaaaattgaagaaagaattaaagaaaactAAGGAAGAAGAAAGTGACAATGAATCTGAAAATGAGCAAGAACAAAATTTGGACTTAGACCGTTTAGCTGAAAGTGCATCggaagaagatgatgatgaggaaggagaagaagatgatgaggaaggagaagaagaagaagaaaaagaagaagatgttCCTTTATCTGAAGTTGAATTTGATTCGGATGCTGATATTGTCCCAcatcaaaaattaacaatCAATAATACAAAGGCTATGAACCATGCTTTAGAACGTATACAGTTACCATGGGCAAAGCATTCTTTCCAAGAACATCAATCTATTACTTCTAAAGAAAATTGTGACGAAAGtataaaagatatatatgatgACACTGAAAGGGAATTAGCATTTTATAAACAATCCCTAGATGCAGTATTAGAGGCTCGTGATCATTTCAAGAGATTAAAAATACCATTCAAAAGACCATTGGACTATTTTGCTGAAATGgttaaaaatgatgaacACATGGATAGAATTAAATCTAAATTAGTTCAAGAGGCCAGTGAAAAGAAGGCCCGTGAAGACGCTAGAAAGCAAAGACAATTAAAGAAGTTTGGTAAACAAGTACAAGTTGCTACTTTACAAAAGAGACAATtggaaaagaaagataCTTTAgacaaaattaaatcattaaagaaaaagagaaagCAAAGTGAAATCGGTAATGATGAATTCAATGTCGGTATTGAAGAAGCTTCCACGGAACGTGATGGTTACGGCGctgataataaaagaaataagCCAAATGGTAAAAGAGAAGCCAAAAATACTAAATACGGTTTTGGTGGTATgaaaagatttaaaagaaaaaatgatgCTGATTCATCTAATGATGTAAGTGGGTTTTCTcaacaaaaacaaagagGTAAACCATTCAGACCAGGAAAAAGTAAGCGTTCAAGAAGACATTAG